One genomic window of Nocardioides daphniae includes the following:
- a CDS encoding SDR family oxidoreductase has protein sequence MTPENVPTSVPASVTESGTRVAVVTGAGSGIGAATARALAADGFHVVCAARRVERIAEVAAEISGTAVACDVTDADSVAALAQACGPVVHVLVNNAGGAFGNDPVESADPEQWKQMFDVNVVGLLRVTQALLPALRASGDALIVTLGSVAGRVVYENGAGYVAAKHGAKAVTQTLRLELCGEPVRISEVAPGMVHTPEFSLVRYGGDQSAADAVYDGVPDPLVAEDIAETVRWIASLPAHVNVDELVVRPRAQAANHKVHRVTQD, from the coding sequence ATGACCCCCGAGAACGTTCCCACCAGCGTCCCGGCCAGCGTGACCGAGTCGGGCACGCGCGTCGCCGTCGTGACCGGCGCCGGCAGCGGCATCGGCGCCGCGACCGCCCGGGCGCTGGCGGCCGACGGCTTCCACGTCGTCTGCGCCGCCCGTCGCGTCGAGCGCATCGCCGAGGTCGCCGCCGAGATCAGCGGCACCGCCGTGGCGTGCGACGTCACCGACGCCGACTCCGTCGCGGCCCTGGCGCAGGCCTGCGGCCCGGTGGTGCACGTGCTGGTCAACAACGCCGGTGGCGCCTTCGGCAACGACCCGGTCGAGTCGGCTGACCCCGAGCAGTGGAAGCAGATGTTCGACGTCAACGTCGTCGGCCTGCTGCGGGTCACCCAGGCCCTGCTCCCGGCGTTGCGGGCGAGTGGCGACGCCCTCATCGTGACGCTCGGCTCGGTGGCCGGGCGCGTGGTCTACGAGAACGGTGCCGGCTACGTCGCCGCCAAGCACGGCGCCAAGGCCGTCACCCAGACCCTGCGCCTGGAGCTGTGCGGCGAGCCGGTCCGCATCTCCGAGGTGGCCCCCGGCATGGTGCACACGCCCGAGTTCTCGCTGGTCCGTTACGGCGGCGACCAGTCGGCGGCCGACGCGGTCTACGACGGCGTCCCCGACCCGCTGGTGGCCGAGGACATCGCCGAGACGGTCCGCTGGATCGCCTCCCTCCCGGCGCACGTCAACGTCGACGAGCTCGTCGTACGCCCGCGCGCCCAGGCCGCGAACCACAAGGTGCACCGGGTCACGCAGGACTGA
- a CDS encoding ribonuclease HI family protein, translated as MTIIAAADGSALGNPGPAGWAWYVDPTHWASGGWPHGTNNMGELMAVLDLLQQTAHLDEPLHVICDSNYVINSITKWMAGWKRKGWKKGDGKPVMNVDLMKALDAAMQGRQVTFEWVKGHSGHPLNEEADALANAAAVAYKEGRTPEAGPGYPDATTDHPAAQVSQASQANQPVAEEDLFTALEEPEQPEQPEGDAVSEVLAYERALLSDEVRNDPVSLAAHLHADWSLVGDSGHVWSREDWLDRVAAVGPVEVEVLRAEQVDDHTVLLVWRGHDASGSAVHSTWWVRPGRRWVQRFHHVSRTSG; from the coding sequence GTGACCATCATCGCGGCAGCAGACGGATCAGCACTCGGCAACCCGGGACCGGCGGGCTGGGCCTGGTATGTCGACCCGACCCACTGGGCCTCGGGCGGCTGGCCGCACGGCACCAACAACATGGGCGAGCTGATGGCGGTGCTCGACCTGCTCCAGCAGACCGCCCACCTCGACGAGCCGCTGCACGTCATCTGCGACAGCAACTACGTCATCAACTCGATCACCAAGTGGATGGCCGGCTGGAAGCGCAAGGGCTGGAAGAAGGGTGACGGCAAGCCCGTCATGAACGTCGACCTGATGAAGGCGCTCGACGCCGCCATGCAGGGCCGCCAGGTCACCTTCGAGTGGGTCAAGGGCCACTCCGGCCACCCGCTCAACGAGGAGGCCGACGCCCTGGCCAACGCGGCCGCGGTGGCGTACAAGGAGGGCCGCACGCCCGAGGCCGGTCCGGGGTACCCCGACGCCACCACCGACCACCCGGCTGCGCAGGTCAGTCAGGCGAGCCAAGCCAACCAGCCGGTCGCCGAGGAGGACCTCTTCACGGCCCTCGAGGAGCCCGAGCAGCCGGAGCAGCCCGAGGGCGACGCCGTCAGCGAGGTGCTCGCGTACGAGCGGGCCCTGCTCTCCGACGAGGTGCGCAACGACCCGGTGAGCCTGGCTGCCCACCTGCACGCCGACTGGAGCCTGGTCGGCGACTCCGGCCACGTCTGGAGCCGTGAGGACTGGCTCGACAGGGTCGCCGCCGTCGGCCCTGTCGAGGTCGAGGTGCTGCGCGCCGAGCAGGTCGACGACCACACGGTGCTGCTGGTGTGGCGTGGCCACGACGCCTCGGGGAGCGCCGTGCACAGCACCTGGTGGGTCCGCCCGGGGCGGCGGTGGGTGCAGCGTTTCCACCACGTGTCCCGCACCTC